TGAAGGAAATAAATCCACATTTGGAAACGCTCCCAATGGCGTTGTATTAATAATTAATTGGCAAGCTGCAATTACATTTTTATTGATTTCGGAATAAGAAAGAAAATGTTTTTTCGGAAACATTTTTTTCATTTCTTCCGCTTGGCGCGATGCAAAAATACATTCAACGCCCAATTCTTTCAACACAAATTCTACGGCTTTTGATGCTCCGCCCGTTCCTAAAATCAAGGCTTTGTAATGATTGTTGCGCAACAACGGTTTTAAGGATTCTTTAAATCCGTAAGCATCCGTATTATAGCCGCACAAATATTTTTTTTCGTTTTTGAATTCTATTTTTACTGTATTAACGGCTCCGATAATGCGTGCACTTTCTTCTATTTCATCTAAAAAAGGAATTATTTTTTCTTTGTAAGGGATGGTTACATTGAATCCTAAAAAATCTTTTTCAGCAGTTAATAAGTCAGTGATTTTTTCAATCTCCGACAAGGGAAATAATCGATAAGAAGCATCTGAAATAGTTTCTTTTCGGAATTTTTCAGAAAAATATTTTTCTGAAAATGAGTGAGAAAGGGATTTTCCAATCAAGCCATAAATTCGCATC
The nucleotide sequence above comes from Bacteroidia bacterium. Encoded proteins:
- a CDS encoding shikimate dehydrogenase, translating into MRIYGLIGKSLSHSFSEKYFSEKFRKETISDASYRLFPLSEIEKITDLLTAEKDFLGFNVTIPYKEKIIPFLDEIEESARIIGAVNTVKIEFKNEKKYLCGYNTDAYGFKESLKPLLRNNHYKALILGTGGASKAVEFVLKELGVECIFASRQAEEMKKMFPKKHFLSYSEINKNVIAACQLIINTTPLGAFPNVDLFPSIPYEFITSEHLLYDLIYNPAETFFLKRGKEKNALTQNGLTMLQIQAEKAWEIWNEKK